One Microbacterium keratanolyticum DNA window includes the following coding sequences:
- a CDS encoding Lrp/AsnC family transcriptional regulator, with the protein MSEIDDIDRAILAELRRDARSSMTAIADAVHISRAGAHARIKKLSDAGVITGYTVRTDPVLLGHHASAYVMLQLEQASWQSVRDRLQQIPEVEHMALVGGDFDVILLVRAGDARDLRRIVLEDVQAIPSVRSTRTTIIFEDFTRP; encoded by the coding sequence ATGAGCGAGATCGACGACATCGACCGGGCCATCCTGGCCGAACTGCGCCGCGACGCGCGCTCTTCCATGACCGCGATCGCCGACGCGGTGCACATCTCGCGCGCGGGGGCGCACGCTCGCATCAAGAAGCTCAGCGACGCCGGCGTCATCACCGGCTACACGGTGCGTACGGATCCGGTGCTGCTGGGGCACCATGCATCCGCCTACGTGATGCTGCAGCTGGAGCAGGCGAGCTGGCAGAGCGTGCGCGACCGGCTGCAGCAGATTCCCGAGGTCGAGCACATGGCGCTCGTGGGCGGCGATTTCGACGTCATTCTGCTGGTGCGTGCGGGCGATGCGCGTGACCTGCGGCGCATCGTGCTCGAAGACGTTCAGGCGATTCCCTCGGTGCGCTCGACCCGCACGACGATCATCTTCGAGGACTTCACCCGCCCGTAG
- a CDS encoding Pr6Pr family membrane protein, which yields MTPPPTSSNIGSRRLAWAIVRLATAAALLLAIVAQIIATVEYSRGQGHHLVTALANHLSYFTVLSTVAGAVVLAIGGIWLATRGRSGVDEPRWLSLLFLCIGSAVVITGLVYNLLLRNDGVPDPDTLVWASEIKHVVAPIVFAADLVLHVARRPLRWADATLALIFPVGWAIYTLARGEFITDPVTGNPWWYPYGFLNPHGAGYGSVAMYVVGIAALLAVIAALSIWASRRARGVATAVAS from the coding sequence ATGACTCCGCCCCCCACCTCGTCGAACATCGGCTCCAGGCGTCTCGCCTGGGCGATCGTGCGCCTCGCGACCGCTGCGGCCCTGCTGCTCGCGATCGTCGCCCAGATCATCGCGACGGTGGAGTACTCGCGAGGGCAGGGCCACCATCTCGTCACTGCGCTCGCGAACCATCTCAGCTACTTCACGGTGCTCTCGACGGTCGCCGGCGCGGTGGTGCTCGCCATCGGCGGAATCTGGCTCGCGACGCGTGGACGTTCGGGGGTCGACGAACCGCGCTGGCTGTCACTGCTGTTCCTCTGCATCGGATCGGCTGTCGTCATCACGGGGCTCGTCTACAACCTGCTCCTGCGCAATGACGGCGTGCCCGACCCGGACACGCTGGTGTGGGCGAGCGAGATCAAGCACGTCGTCGCGCCGATCGTGTTCGCGGCGGATCTCGTGCTGCATGTCGCGCGCCGTCCGCTGCGGTGGGCGGATGCCACGCTGGCGCTGATCTTCCCTGTCGGCTGGGCCATCTACACCCTGGCTCGCGGCGAGTTCATCACAGACCCGGTCACCGGCAACCCGTGGTGGTATCCCTACGGCTTCCTCAATCCGCACGGTGCCGGGTACGGCAGCGTGGCGATGTACGTCGTCGGCATCGCCGCCCTGCTCGCGGTGATCGCGGCGTTGTCGATCTGGGCGTCGCGTCGTGCGCGTGGCGTTGCAACGGCGGTCGCATCATGA
- a CDS encoding extracellular solute-binding protein, with protein sequence MRKTKTAVAAASLTAAALLLTACGAGTGPGAGEDAGALEDQITAVTAEQLKGTTITMSRMFGDCEESTQGVVDPALATTECEAIQILTNKFNAENEYGITVERLGGTDWNSYYDAFNASIAGGEPANIANLHDYSMSDYAKRDQLLSFDPEALGVDMTDATEQAQKSVMWDGSTYAVPFDAHALVMHVNTDVLAKAGYIGTDGRPVLPTSPEELLQMGKDVKDKTGLMLFSSGFANDDMAWRFFYSLVRQQGSDVISADGSAEVDTEAAAKALELIDALLDAGYMHTNADYAGSIDEWKNQQSAILLNGVWAINEYAATTDFGYTVTDLPTVFDAPAAWASSHMWVMPRQKGDDPVKYRAALEFAKFLYDNTDAWSIATGHIAPRVSVVESDAYLAAPERANYTQTALTGISFVPQIENWTAIKSLIHAQLDEVWFSDKAIADALSEAQARVTQELK encoded by the coding sequence ATGCGAAAGACCAAAACCGCAGTCGCGGCCGCTTCGCTCACCGCGGCAGCGCTGCTGCTGACCGCGTGCGGCGCCGGAACCGGTCCCGGCGCCGGCGAAGACGCCGGGGCGCTCGAAGACCAGATCACCGCTGTCACCGCTGAGCAGCTTAAGGGCACGACGATCACGATGTCGCGCATGTTCGGTGACTGCGAAGAGAGCACGCAGGGCGTCGTTGACCCGGCCCTTGCGACGACAGAGTGTGAGGCGATTCAGATCCTCACCAACAAGTTCAACGCTGAGAACGAGTACGGCATCACGGTCGAGCGCCTTGGCGGCACCGACTGGAACTCGTACTACGACGCGTTCAACGCATCGATCGCCGGTGGCGAGCCCGCGAACATCGCCAACCTGCACGACTACTCGATGTCGGACTACGCAAAGCGCGACCAGCTGCTCTCGTTCGACCCCGAGGCGCTCGGGGTCGACATGACCGACGCGACCGAGCAGGCGCAGAAGTCCGTCATGTGGGACGGCTCGACCTACGCTGTGCCGTTCGACGCGCACGCGCTCGTGATGCACGTCAACACCGATGTGCTCGCAAAGGCCGGCTACATCGGCACCGACGGTCGCCCCGTGCTGCCGACCAGCCCGGAGGAGCTTCTCCAGATGGGCAAGGACGTCAAGGACAAGACCGGCCTCATGCTGTTCTCGTCGGGCTTCGCCAACGATGACATGGCGTGGCGCTTCTTCTACTCGCTGGTGCGCCAGCAGGGAAGCGACGTCATCTCGGCCGATGGCAGCGCAGAGGTCGACACTGAGGCGGCAGCGAAGGCTCTTGAGCTCATCGACGCGCTGCTTGACGCCGGCTACATGCACACGAACGCGGACTACGCGGGCTCGATCGACGAGTGGAAGAACCAGCAGTCGGCGATTCTGCTCAACGGTGTCTGGGCGATCAACGAGTACGCCGCGACGACCGACTTCGGCTACACAGTGACCGACCTTCCGACGGTCTTCGACGCACCGGCTGCCTGGGCATCGTCGCACATGTGGGTCATGCCGCGTCAGAAGGGTGACGACCCGGTCAAGTACCGTGCCGCACTCGAGTTCGCGAAGTTCCTGTACGACAACACCGACGCCTGGTCGATCGCGACCGGTCACATTGCGCCGCGTGTCTCGGTTGTCGAGTCGGACGCCTACCTGGCGGCTCCGGAGCGTGCGAACTACACGCAGACGGCTCTCACCGGCATCAGCTTCGTGCCGCAGATCGAGAACTGGACCGCGATCAAGTCGCTCATCCACGCGCAGCTCGATGAGGTCTGGTTCAGCGACAAGGCGATCGCCGATGCGCTGAGCGAGGCGCAGGCCCGCGTCACGCAGGAACTCAAGTAA
- a CDS encoding LacI family DNA-binding transcriptional regulator yields MAKLAGVSPRTVSNVVNDFVHVRESTRQKVLAAIEELGYRPNISARRLRQGRTRILGFAVPELSQPYFAELSELIEIAAQKRGYTVIATQTGGIRENEVRVLRDLSSHIVDALVFSPMSMEKDELYVTPPSVPTVLIGEQISSSKYTSIAIDNERATADITRHLLDRGHTRIATLGAYHSDLYRSSRLRLSGYRQALDEAGVAFDPELVLYTDRFGRQAGRDGITQAWTSGMRFDALVCFTDMLALGAIRAFADLGVRVPEDVAITSIDDVLEAEFSVPSLTTVAPDKQAIAEQAVESLLALLDDDTLEPANIEIGYRLVTRESSGG; encoded by the coding sequence GTGGCGAAGCTGGCAGGCGTCTCTCCACGCACAGTCTCCAACGTCGTCAACGACTTCGTGCACGTGCGAGAAAGCACTCGACAGAAGGTTCTCGCCGCGATCGAAGAGCTCGGCTACCGCCCCAACATCTCGGCACGACGGCTCCGCCAGGGGCGCACCCGCATTCTCGGCTTTGCAGTGCCCGAGCTCTCGCAGCCGTACTTCGCAGAACTGAGCGAGCTCATCGAGATCGCCGCCCAGAAGCGCGGCTACACCGTCATCGCAACCCAGACCGGCGGCATCCGCGAGAACGAGGTGCGCGTGCTGCGCGACCTCAGCTCTCACATCGTCGATGCCCTCGTGTTCTCACCGATGTCCATGGAGAAGGACGAGCTCTACGTCACTCCCCCCAGCGTGCCGACGGTACTGATCGGTGAGCAGATCTCCAGCTCGAAGTACACGAGCATCGCGATCGACAACGAGCGTGCGACGGCCGACATCACCCGACATCTGCTCGACCGCGGACACACGCGTATCGCCACCCTCGGCGCGTACCACTCCGACCTGTACCGCAGCTCGCGACTACGCCTGAGCGGCTACCGCCAGGCGCTCGACGAGGCCGGGGTTGCGTTCGATCCGGAGCTCGTGCTCTACACCGATCGCTTCGGACGCCAGGCTGGCCGCGACGGCATCACCCAGGCGTGGACCTCCGGCATGCGTTTCGATGCCCTCGTCTGTTTCACCGACATGCTCGCTCTGGGCGCGATTCGGGCCTTCGCCGACCTGGGCGTGCGCGTCCCCGAAGACGTCGCAATCACCTCCATCGACGACGTGCTCGAGGCGGAGTTCTCCGTGCCGTCACTGACAACGGTCGCTCCCGACAAGCAGGCGATCGCTGAACAGGCGGTCGAATCGCTGCTCGCCCTGCTCGACGACGACACGCTAGAGCCGGCCAACATCGAGATCGGATACCGGCTCGTGACGCGGGAGAGCTCTGGCGGCTGA
- a CDS encoding glycoside hydrolase family 2 protein: MSTALRAMISLDGDWKLHLPGDAGIRTVSVPGTWTTQVAGFGESHETVRFERSFDVTVRSDRRLIMRFEAVNHTAVVRVNGIVVGEHVGAWEPFEFDVTDVVVDGQNTLEVTVSYPPRYGSEAEAGFLEHPLGKQSWYGTTAGIWQSVALEERHEAHVRSVSLRADADTSTILVDGTVTAAEGATATVLSDGVAVATATLDVQDGALVGVVPVPAVRRWELEAPHLYTVEIAVQVAGETVDAVHRETGFRTFRAEAGRFYLNEREIYMRAVLDQDYHPGASARSEDFDAWEGMLRHTKELGFNMLRVHIKRPDPRYYEIADRLGMLVWTELPSWMTWTPQVAAMGHELLRSLIARDGHHPSIVIWTIMNESWGIDLSSPAQRDWLREVFDDIEQHAAGSLVVDNSACEPNFHLRTHIDDFHVYRGIPESRRVWDAKIAEFAGRPDWTFSPHGDAARTGAEPLVLSEFGNWALPYALDQYEADGSEPWWFALGADWAFGAAEGTGLMDRFRSMGLEDVFGSWPELVRQLQRAQLVANRYQTTSIRLHDEIRGYVLTQLSDVQWEANGLFDMNRTPKAYTAEFALANGEHAVALRPDAYSVATGQELGMTVTTLPAPQGMPDGALLRVCIDGVSAAEFPAGSLREERMLRLTLPAESGQYLVSAELHDAGTLIARDAADVLVVSGAQWDGGAVRAGDESVAQWLDALGVPVGADADLLVVRTFTDDARAHAAAGGRVLLLAEESGALGAAFDYLPSARLTSRAGDGDWVPRIEWLDRRGAFTDVPGDTVLGIAFEDLLGSLVITGIPGPLRPAIVHSAIFSGWLRGAATSTATVRWSEGAVTISTMRVREALSTAPIARAVGLGLLRAAVS; this comes from the coding sequence ATGTCCACCGCGCTCCGCGCCATGATCAGTCTCGACGGCGACTGGAAGTTGCACCTCCCCGGAGACGCGGGGATCCGCACCGTCTCCGTTCCCGGCACGTGGACCACGCAGGTCGCCGGGTTCGGCGAGTCGCATGAGACCGTCCGCTTCGAGCGGTCTTTCGATGTGACGGTGCGGTCTGATCGACGCCTGATCATGCGCTTCGAGGCCGTCAATCACACCGCCGTGGTGCGGGTGAACGGCATCGTGGTCGGGGAGCATGTGGGGGCGTGGGAGCCCTTCGAGTTCGACGTCACTGACGTCGTCGTCGATGGCCAGAACACTCTGGAGGTGACGGTCTCGTACCCGCCTCGGTATGGCTCGGAAGCCGAGGCGGGCTTCCTTGAGCATCCGCTCGGAAAGCAGTCGTGGTACGGCACGACCGCCGGCATCTGGCAGTCGGTGGCGCTTGAGGAGCGGCATGAGGCGCACGTGCGCTCTGTCTCTCTGCGAGCTGATGCTGACACGTCGACGATCCTCGTCGACGGCACGGTGACCGCGGCGGAAGGCGCGACCGCGACTGTGCTGAGCGATGGTGTCGCCGTCGCGACGGCCACGCTCGACGTGCAGGACGGCGCGCTCGTGGGCGTGGTTCCGGTGCCCGCTGTGCGGCGCTGGGAACTTGAGGCCCCGCACCTGTACACGGTCGAGATCGCCGTGCAGGTGGCGGGCGAGACCGTCGACGCTGTGCACCGTGAGACCGGGTTCCGCACATTCCGTGCTGAGGCCGGACGTTTCTACCTGAACGAGCGCGAGATCTACATGCGTGCCGTGCTCGACCAGGACTACCACCCGGGCGCGAGTGCGAGGTCCGAGGACTTCGACGCGTGGGAGGGGATGCTGCGTCACACGAAGGAGCTCGGCTTCAACATGCTTCGCGTGCACATCAAGCGTCCGGATCCTCGCTACTACGAGATCGCCGACCGACTCGGCATGCTCGTCTGGACTGAGCTTCCGAGCTGGATGACGTGGACCCCGCAGGTGGCGGCCATGGGGCACGAACTGCTGCGCTCATTGATCGCGCGCGACGGGCATCACCCGAGCATCGTGATCTGGACGATCATGAACGAGTCGTGGGGCATTGATCTGTCGAGCCCTGCGCAGCGTGACTGGCTGCGTGAGGTCTTCGACGATATTGAACAGCATGCCGCGGGCTCTCTGGTCGTCGACAACTCTGCGTGCGAACCGAACTTCCACCTGCGCACCCACATCGACGACTTCCATGTGTACCGAGGCATCCCCGAGAGCAGGCGCGTCTGGGATGCCAAGATCGCTGAGTTCGCCGGACGTCCCGATTGGACGTTCTCGCCGCACGGTGACGCTGCGCGCACGGGCGCGGAGCCCCTTGTGCTGAGTGAGTTCGGCAATTGGGCGCTGCCGTACGCGCTCGACCAGTACGAAGCCGATGGGTCGGAGCCGTGGTGGTTCGCGCTCGGTGCCGACTGGGCGTTCGGTGCGGCCGAGGGCACCGGCCTGATGGATCGATTCCGCTCGATGGGCCTCGAGGATGTCTTCGGTTCGTGGCCCGAGCTGGTGCGCCAGCTGCAGCGAGCGCAGCTGGTGGCGAACCGCTACCAGACCACCAGCATCCGCCTGCACGACGAGATCCGCGGCTATGTGCTCACCCAGTTGAGCGATGTGCAATGGGAGGCGAACGGCCTCTTTGACATGAACCGCACCCCTAAGGCGTACACGGCCGAGTTTGCTCTCGCAAACGGTGAGCACGCCGTGGCGCTGCGCCCCGACGCGTACAGTGTGGCGACCGGTCAGGAGCTCGGCATGACGGTGACGACACTGCCCGCGCCGCAGGGGATGCCGGACGGTGCGCTGCTGCGCGTGTGTATCGACGGTGTGAGCGCCGCAGAGTTCCCCGCCGGTTCGCTTCGCGAGGAGCGGATGCTGCGCCTCACCCTGCCCGCTGAATCCGGACAATACCTCGTGAGCGCCGAACTGCACGATGCCGGGACGCTGATCGCGCGGGATGCTGCCGACGTGCTCGTGGTGAGTGGTGCACAGTGGGACGGCGGTGCCGTGCGCGCGGGCGACGAGTCTGTCGCGCAGTGGCTCGATGCTCTGGGCGTTCCCGTCGGTGCTGACGCCGACCTCCTTGTCGTGCGCACCTTCACTGACGACGCGCGGGCGCACGCCGCCGCGGGTGGACGCGTGCTGCTGCTCGCTGAGGAGTCCGGTGCGCTCGGTGCGGCCTTCGACTACCTGCCGTCGGCGCGCCTCACCTCGCGCGCGGGCGACGGCGACTGGGTGCCCCGCATCGAGTGGCTCGACCGTCGCGGAGCCTTCACGGATGTGCCAGGTGACACTGTCCTCGGCATCGCGTTCGAAGACCTGCTGGGCAGTCTCGTCATCACCGGCATCCCCGGGCCTCTGCGCCCGGCGATCGTGCACTCGGCGATCTTCTCTGGCTGGCTCCGCGGAGCCGCGACGAGCACCGCGACCGTGCGGTGGAGCGAGGGCGCGGTGACTATCAGCACGATGCGTGTGCGTGAGGCGCTGTCGACAGCGCCGATCGCGCGGGCGGTCGGGCTCGGTCTTCTGCGGGCCGCCGTGTCGTGA
- the pdhA gene encoding pyruvate dehydrogenase (acetyl-transferring) E1 component subunit alpha: MTQHALHPADDLLPRDIPVQLIDPTGAPVTDEHFTRPDNDALLRAYRGLVEGRRINDQANALVRQGRLAVYPSSHGQEACQVAASQVLGDRDWLFPTYRDSVAVIARGVSPADTMTLLKGDWHSGYDSHEHRVAPQATPLATQLLHAVGFAQAAKHRGEDTVVLALCGDGATSEGDFHEAMNFAAVFHVPVVFFVQNNEFAISVPLSRQTAAPSLAHKAIGYGMPGQRVDGNDVAAVLAVLGEAVDRARAGGGPSLVEAHTYRMQAHTNADDDTRYREREEVQAWIARDPLTRLRTYLTAEGALDEETEAALAAGAEEIAAALRDALNADSELDPEDLFRYVSTTRSPQLTEQWEQLRGEIDRSIQPTGGH, from the coding sequence ATGACGCAGCACGCCCTGCACCCCGCAGATGACCTGCTCCCCCGTGACATCCCGGTGCAGCTCATCGACCCGACGGGTGCACCCGTCACGGACGAGCACTTCACGCGTCCCGACAACGACGCTCTCCTGCGCGCCTACCGCGGCCTGGTCGAGGGCCGACGGATCAACGATCAAGCGAACGCGCTCGTGCGCCAGGGGCGGCTGGCCGTCTATCCCTCCTCCCACGGGCAGGAGGCCTGTCAGGTCGCCGCATCGCAGGTGCTCGGAGACCGCGATTGGCTGTTCCCGACGTACCGCGACTCGGTCGCCGTCATCGCGCGCGGTGTGAGTCCGGCCGACACCATGACGCTCCTCAAAGGCGACTGGCACTCGGGGTACGACTCCCACGAGCACCGCGTCGCTCCGCAGGCCACACCCCTCGCGACCCAGCTGCTGCACGCCGTCGGATTCGCGCAGGCGGCCAAGCACCGCGGTGAAGACACCGTCGTGCTCGCACTCTGCGGCGACGGCGCGACCAGCGAGGGCGACTTCCATGAGGCGATGAACTTCGCCGCCGTCTTCCATGTGCCGGTCGTCTTCTTCGTGCAGAACAACGAGTTCGCCATCTCGGTGCCGCTCTCACGGCAGACCGCGGCTCCCTCACTCGCGCACAAGGCCATCGGCTACGGCATGCCCGGACAGCGCGTCGACGGCAACGATGTCGCCGCGGTCCTCGCCGTCCTTGGAGAAGCCGTCGACCGTGCCCGCGCAGGCGGCGGCCCCTCGCTCGTCGAGGCGCACACCTACCGGATGCAGGCGCACACGAACGCCGACGACGACACCCGCTACCGCGAGCGCGAGGAGGTGCAGGCGTGGATCGCCCGCGATCCGCTCACCCGACTGCGCACCTACCTCACGGCAGAGGGCGCCCTCGACGAAGAGACCGAGGCAGCATTGGCGGCCGGCGCCGAAGAGATCGCCGCAGCTCTGCGCGACGCGCTCAACGCCGACAGCGAGCTCGACCCCGAAGACCTGTTCCGCTACGTCAGCACCACCCGCTCCCCGCAGCTCACCGAGCAGTGGGAGCAGCTGCGCGGCGAGATCGACCGCAGCATCCAGCCCACCGGAGGTCACTGA
- a CDS encoding carbohydrate ABC transporter permease: MSTQTMVMTTPGAKTRPRVRRSTATTAWYHLAMVIASLVWLIPMLWMLSLSLSDNKALTKETQTLIPQGFTLENLLGVFSVGLTSRWFLNSAIVSILTTVLTVLLCAMAGYAFAKFTFRGKTIVYASVLAGLMIPKEAMFIPLFTMIGDVSMHNTYAALILPRIAAPLGVFLMTQFFSQVPAEVEEAARIDGAGPWRTFFSVMLPLARPSMIALAIFTFVQTWNDYLWPLVSATKSEMFTITTGLASLQGNFAQATELGSLMARGLIGSLPLLLVFIFFQKHLIRGISMASGSK; the protein is encoded by the coding sequence GTGAGCACGCAGACGATGGTCATGACCACGCCAGGAGCGAAGACGCGTCCGCGGGTTCGCCGCAGCACCGCCACGACCGCCTGGTATCACCTGGCGATGGTGATCGCCTCGCTCGTGTGGCTCATTCCGATGCTGTGGATGCTGTCGCTGTCGCTCAGCGACAACAAGGCGTTGACGAAAGAGACGCAGACGTTGATCCCGCAGGGGTTCACCCTCGAGAACCTTCTCGGCGTCTTCAGCGTCGGCCTTACGAGTCGCTGGTTCCTGAACAGCGCCATCGTCAGCATCCTGACCACCGTGCTCACTGTGCTGCTCTGCGCGATGGCGGGCTACGCGTTCGCGAAGTTCACCTTCCGCGGCAAGACGATCGTCTATGCGAGCGTCCTCGCGGGCCTCATGATCCCCAAAGAGGCGATGTTCATCCCGCTGTTCACGATGATCGGCGATGTCTCGATGCACAACACGTACGCGGCGCTGATCTTGCCACGCATCGCGGCGCCGCTCGGGGTGTTCCTGATGACGCAGTTCTTCTCGCAGGTTCCTGCCGAGGTCGAGGAAGCCGCGCGCATCGACGGCGCAGGGCCATGGCGCACGTTCTTCTCGGTCATGCTCCCGCTTGCGCGCCCGTCGATGATCGCCCTCGCGATCTTCACCTTCGTGCAGACCTGGAATGACTACCTCTGGCCGCTCGTCTCGGCGACGAAATCCGAGATGTTCACGATCACGACCGGACTCGCGTCGCTGCAGGGCAACTTCGCGCAGGCCACGGAACTCGGCAGCCTCATGGCCCGAGGCCTGATCGGCTCGCTGCCCCTGCTGCTCGTCTTCATCTTCTTCCAGAAACACCTCATCCGAGGCATCTCGATGGCTTCCGGGAGCAAGTAA
- a CDS encoding carbohydrate ABC transporter permease, which yields MASPSIERSSVRRTSRRTGSGLKYGIAFTAPFMVLYVIFVFYPVLQATWMSLHDWDLLGATRDFIGIDNFERMLWGHDITWSMTHLAVPRLILLAGAIALLIRPLLRRRLTLGVSLGVAGILAIVVALGFHPAQGGFWFDPEFWIALQNTLLFTAISTPLIAALGLVMALALQGNRRGARIYQMVFFVPYILPVSVVTLVWTYFLSPNQGLLAALLEPLGIDPIPWLANPNTAMTAVIVTTVWWTVGFNLVLFSAGLQDVDPALYEAASLDGAGPWRKFVNITLPGIKHVVLLVMVMQVIASFQVFGQVNIMTGGGPGTSTLVLIQHVYEAGFRDFELGYGSAVSLFLFAVMLVVSVIQMRTLGKDDSK from the coding sequence ATGGCGAGCCCCTCAATCGAGCGCAGCAGCGTGCGTCGTACATCGCGACGCACGGGCAGCGGGCTCAAGTACGGCATCGCGTTCACCGCGCCGTTCATGGTTCTCTACGTGATCTTCGTCTTCTACCCGGTGCTGCAGGCGACATGGATGAGCCTGCACGACTGGGATCTGCTCGGGGCCACGCGCGACTTCATCGGCATCGACAACTTCGAGCGGATGCTCTGGGGTCACGACATCACGTGGTCGATGACGCACCTCGCTGTACCGCGACTGATTCTGCTCGCCGGCGCGATCGCTCTGCTCATCCGTCCGCTGCTGCGCCGACGCCTCACTCTCGGCGTCAGCCTGGGCGTCGCGGGCATCCTGGCGATTGTCGTGGCGCTGGGCTTCCACCCGGCCCAAGGCGGATTCTGGTTCGACCCCGAGTTCTGGATCGCGCTGCAGAACACTCTCCTGTTCACGGCGATCTCGACTCCGCTGATCGCTGCTCTCGGTCTCGTCATGGCGCTCGCCCTGCAGGGAAACCGTCGGGGAGCACGCATCTACCAGATGGTGTTCTTCGTGCCCTACATCCTTCCGGTGTCGGTCGTCACGCTCGTCTGGACCTACTTCCTGTCACCCAACCAGGGCCTGCTTGCTGCGCTCCTCGAGCCCCTGGGCATCGACCCGATCCCGTGGCTGGCAAACCCCAACACAGCCATGACGGCAGTCATCGTCACGACCGTCTGGTGGACCGTCGGCTTCAACCTGGTGCTCTTCTCAGCGGGCCTGCAGGATGTCGATCCCGCGCTCTACGAGGCGGCATCGCTGGATGGGGCAGGCCCCTGGCGCAAGTTCGTCAACATCACGCTCCCCGGCATCAAGCACGTTGTGCTGCTGGTCATGGTGATGCAGGTGATCGCCTCGTTCCAGGTCTTCGGTCAGGTCAACATCATGACCGGCGGCGGACCGGGCACGTCGACGCTCGTGCTGATCCAGCACGTCTACGAAGCAGGCTTCCGCGACTTCGAACTCGGGTACGGCTCGGCGGTCTCGCTGTTCCTCTTCGCGGTGATGCTCGTCGTCTCCGTGATCCAGATGCGCACCCTCGGTAAGGACGACAGCAAGTGA
- a CDS encoding DJ-1/PfpI family protein produces the protein MSSLRVVALLFPGVTQLDLTGPLQVLAVSGQLELHLAWRTLDPVPTDAGFSIVPTVTLADAPPADILFIPGGQGTFALLDDDEVLQFVRRQAEGARWVTSVCTGSFLLGAAGLLQGLRATTHWASLPLLASLGAIPTSERVVREGRVITGAGVSSGIDFALTLLAELFGEQEAKRVQLQIEYDPQPPFDAGSPRRRDADPQLVEMMTALMHERRAGVVERAAARLS, from the coding sequence ATGTCCTCACTTCGCGTCGTCGCCCTGCTGTTCCCCGGAGTCACGCAGCTCGACCTCACCGGTCCGCTGCAGGTGCTGGCCGTGTCGGGGCAGCTGGAACTGCACCTGGCATGGCGCACGCTCGATCCCGTGCCCACGGATGCCGGGTTCTCGATCGTGCCGACCGTCACCCTCGCCGATGCGCCACCTGCGGACATCCTGTTCATTCCGGGTGGGCAGGGAACGTTCGCCCTGCTGGACGATGACGAGGTCCTGCAGTTCGTGCGGCGTCAGGCCGAGGGAGCACGCTGGGTGACGAGCGTCTGCACCGGGTCGTTCCTGCTCGGAGCCGCGGGACTGCTGCAGGGGCTGCGGGCGACGACACATTGGGCGTCGCTGCCGCTGCTTGCGTCACTCGGCGCGATCCCGACGAGCGAGCGGGTCGTCCGTGAAGGGCGGGTGATCACGGGCGCCGGTGTCTCGAGCGGGATCGACTTCGCGTTGACACTGCTCGCTGAGCTCTTCGGCGAACAAGAGGCGAAGCGGGTGCAGCTGCAGATCGAGTACGACCCGCAGCCGCCGTTCGATGCGGGGTCACCGCGGCGACGGGATGCGGATCCGCAGCTGGTCGAGATGATGACGGCGCTCATGCACGAGCGGCGCGCGGGTGTCGTGGAGCGTGCCGCCGCGCGGCTTTCCTGA